One Alkalicoccus halolimnae DNA segment encodes these proteins:
- a CDS encoding carbohydrate ABC transporter permease, with protein sequence MSSNTAAARTEEGVKIGSFRLRISRLILYIILGVVAVAQILPLIWLLLFSLKDNQEVFNLPPLALPSDPQWGNYARVWVDGNIGLYFFNSVVVTGVSVILTVLLASLVTFAITRMNWKLNKVVLGLFMVGLMIPVHSTLIPLFSFFTTIGLMDNHLSIILTYTAFNLPLTMMILLGFYYTIPRELEEAAIVDGCSIHRMFFRIILPITAPVVATTAIINMIYNWNEFVFVNTFISSDNLKTLTVGIQNFIGQYATDWGAIGATLVISMLPILIAFFILSNRIVEGMTSGSVKG encoded by the coding sequence ATGAGTTCCAATACTGCTGCTGCAAGAACAGAAGAAGGAGTGAAAATTGGCTCCTTCCGGCTGCGAATTTCCCGTCTTATTCTTTATATTATTCTCGGGGTCGTAGCTGTGGCGCAAATTCTTCCGCTGATCTGGCTGCTTCTTTTCTCCCTGAAGGATAACCAGGAAGTATTCAACCTTCCTCCTCTTGCCCTGCCTTCCGATCCTCAATGGGGCAACTATGCAAGAGTATGGGTAGATGGAAATATCGGCCTTTACTTTTTTAACAGTGTTGTCGTTACGGGCGTTTCTGTTATCTTAACCGTGCTGCTCGCAAGTCTCGTCACATTTGCGATTACACGTATGAACTGGAAACTGAACAAGGTCGTTCTCGGGCTGTTTATGGTCGGACTGATGATCCCTGTTCATTCCACTCTTATTCCACTCTTCAGCTTTTTCACGACGATCGGGCTGATGGACAATCATCTCTCCATCATCTTAACGTATACCGCCTTCAACCTGCCGCTGACAATGATGATCCTGCTCGGCTTCTATTACACGATTCCGAGAGAGCTCGAAGAAGCAGCGATCGTGGACGGATGCTCGATTCACCGGATGTTCTTCCGGATCATCCTGCCGATTACGGCTCCGGTTGTCGCTACGACAGCGATTATCAATATGATTTACAACTGGAACGAATTTGTGTTCGTTAATACGTTCATCAGTTCAGACAATCTTAAAACCCTGACGGTCGGCATCCAGAACTTCATCGGCCAGTATGCAACAGACTGGGGCGCTATCGGTGCTACGCTCGTTATCAGCATGCTTCCGATATTGATCGCTTTCTTTATTCTGAGCAACCGGATCGTTGAAGGAATGACTTCAGGCTCTGTAAAAGGGTAA
- a CDS encoding glycoside hydrolase family 43 protein, whose protein sequence is MTLIQNPILPGFHADPSILRVGDDYYIATSTFEWFPGVRIHHSKDLRHWRFAGSPLTRRSQLDMKGNMNSGGVWAPCLSYDNGTFYLIYTDVKQWHGAYKDAHNYLVTAPSVEGPWSEPVYLNSSGFDPSLFHDDDGRKWFVNMIWDYRSGNHPFAGIILQELSLEEGKLTGPVKTIYTGTDIKLTEGPHLYKKDGWYYLLTAEGGTEYDHAATLARSQKLEGPYETDPNYPLVSSRANPELTIQKAGHGSLVETQNGEWYLVHLGGRPLKGKYCTLGRETSLQKVEWTEDGWLQLEDGGHFPHAATTAPALAEHTFDPEPAKDDFDDSSLRGCWNSLRIPVDPSWASLSERPGYLRLYGRESLSSVHQQSLIARRQTSFYCTFETKIDYDPEYYQHKAGLVVYYDTEDHVYLHVTHHELKGRVLQILRTVSGNYEEVLLPPLRISQTGSLYLRGEIHEDELQLYYRDEEMNDWSKIGPVLDTTHMSDDSAPDVRFTGTFIGMASQDYSGSRKPADFDYFLYEEEKKER, encoded by the coding sequence ATGACTTTGATTCAAAATCCAATTCTCCCCGGCTTTCATGCCGATCCCTCTATTCTTCGGGTGGGAGATGACTATTATATTGCCACTTCCACATTCGAATGGTTTCCGGGTGTCCGGATCCATCATTCAAAAGACCTGCGCCACTGGCGTTTCGCCGGAAGTCCGCTTACTCGTCGTTCCCAGCTCGATATGAAGGGAAATATGAATTCCGGCGGTGTCTGGGCCCCGTGTCTCTCCTACGACAACGGCACGTTTTACCTTATTTATACTGATGTGAAACAGTGGCACGGTGCCTATAAAGACGCTCATAATTATCTCGTCACTGCCCCTTCTGTGGAAGGACCCTGGTCTGAGCCTGTTTACTTAAACAGCAGCGGCTTTGACCCTTCCCTGTTTCATGACGACGACGGCCGCAAATGGTTCGTCAACATGATCTGGGACTACCGCTCCGGGAATCATCCATTTGCGGGGATCATCCTCCAGGAGCTTTCTTTAGAAGAAGGAAAGCTGACAGGCCCTGTAAAAACAATCTATACAGGTACGGACATTAAATTGACGGAAGGACCTCATCTGTATAAAAAAGACGGATGGTACTACCTTCTCACTGCAGAAGGCGGGACGGAATATGACCATGCCGCAACCCTGGCACGATCGCAGAAACTCGAAGGACCGTACGAAACCGATCCAAACTACCCTCTCGTCAGCTCCCGTGCTAATCCAGAATTAACTATTCAAAAAGCCGGACACGGAAGTCTCGTTGAGACGCAGAACGGCGAATGGTATTTGGTCCATCTCGGCGGACGTCCTCTGAAAGGTAAATACTGCACGCTCGGCCGGGAAACCTCTTTGCAAAAGGTCGAATGGACCGAAGACGGATGGCTGCAGCTGGAGGACGGAGGACATTTCCCCCACGCGGCCACGACCGCTCCTGCACTGGCGGAGCACACTTTCGATCCGGAACCGGCGAAAGATGACTTTGACGATTCGAGCCTGCGCGGCTGCTGGAATTCTCTCCGGATTCCTGTCGATCCTTCCTGGGCTTCTCTTTCCGAACGCCCCGGTTATCTGCGGCTCTATGGGCGGGAGTCCCTCTCTTCGGTGCACCAGCAGAGCCTTATCGCGAGAAGACAGACATCTTTTTACTGCACGTTTGAAACGAAGATTGATTACGATCCGGAATATTACCAGCATAAAGCTGGACTGGTCGTTTATTACGATACGGAAGATCACGTCTATCTGCATGTGACCCATCACGAATTAAAAGGCCGGGTGCTGCAGATTCTCCGCACGGTCAGCGGTAATTACGAAGAAGTGCTTCTGCCGCCGCTGCGCATCTCTCAAACGGGAAGCCTCTACCTGCGCGGGGAGATCCATGAAGACGAACTTCAGCTCTATTACCGCGACGAAGAGATGAACGACTGGTCAAAAATTGGTCCTGTTCTGGATACGACTCATATGTCCGATGATTCGGCACCCGACGTGCGGTTTACCGGCACATTTATCGGGATGGCTTCCCAGGACTACAGTGGAAGCCGGAAACCGGCCGATTTTGATTATTTCCTGTATGAAGAAGAAAAAAAGGAGCGTTAA
- a CDS encoding carbohydrate ABC transporter permease — MNQIMSDKRVIALYTLPALLLILVLIYVPIVLTGYYGLMDWDGIGAMTFVGLENYAALITDGMFWSSAYHSLLLALFSVGSLVLYLAVSLVLSSNMKGADLFRKIYLIPMLLSSVAIAQLWMRIYHPTNGVMNRFLTTIGIENPPLWLSDTSIVLFAIFIPIIWQYAGFYIIIYYAALKNVPKELEEAAKIDGATPVQIAYKIKLPLIAGVIKVTIVLAVIGSLKYFDLIYVMTDGGPNGASEVMASYMYKLAFRTNDFGYGSAVGFFLLVLILIVTYLIRKATTSKEDEVQY, encoded by the coding sequence ATGAATCAGATTATGTCAGACAAGCGGGTCATCGCTCTCTATACTCTCCCAGCCCTGCTGCTTATTCTTGTATTGATTTACGTACCAATTGTCCTGACCGGCTACTACGGCTTAATGGACTGGGACGGTATCGGTGCCATGACATTTGTCGGCCTTGAAAATTACGCCGCGTTGATCACGGACGGCATGTTCTGGAGCAGCGCCTACCATTCCCTGCTGCTTGCCCTTTTCTCAGTCGGAAGTCTTGTGCTTTACCTGGCCGTCTCTCTCGTGCTATCCAGCAACATGAAAGGGGCCGACCTTTTCCGGAAAATCTATCTGATCCCAATGCTGCTTTCTTCCGTAGCAATCGCTCAATTATGGATGCGTATCTACCATCCTACCAATGGGGTCATGAACCGCTTTTTAACTACTATCGGTATTGAAAATCCGCCTCTGTGGCTTTCTGATACGAGCATTGTTCTGTTTGCCATATTCATCCCGATTATCTGGCAGTATGCCGGGTTTTATATCATCATTTATTATGCCGCATTGAAAAATGTACCTAAAGAACTTGAAGAAGCTGCAAAAATCGACGGTGCGACTCCGGTGCAGATCGCTTATAAAATCAAGCTTCCACTTATCGCCGGTGTTATCAAAGTAACGATTGTCCTTGCAGTTATCGGTTCCCTGAAATATTTTGATTTAATCTATGTTATGACTGACGGAGGACCAAACGGAGCCAGTGAAGTGATGGCTTCCTATATGTATAAGCTCGCGTTCCGGACAAATGACTTCGGTTACGGAAGCGCCGTCGGCTTTTTCCTTCTCGTCCTGATTTTGATCGTTACTTATCTGATCCGTAAAGCTACCACGTCTAAAGAAGACGAAGTTCAATACTAA